In a genomic window of Rubidibacter lacunae KORDI 51-2:
- a CDS encoding GIY-YIG nuclease family protein has protein sequence MTANSDVPALTDLDFLPYLDADGQLPAELSGKIGAYAIFDRDRVLQFVGYSRDVFLSLKQHLARRPQQCYWVKAHAIARPSRQILDGARTAWLTENKTSPPGNGEEFELWTQAIDAKLHLSDEEREQLQRGDELTRMKLLKNAARRVEAEVKSALDARGARLEMRFNPKLKEQGLLDLK, from the coding sequence GTGACTGCTAATTCCGACGTTCCTGCCCTCACCGACCTCGACTTTTTGCCTTACCTCGATGCCGACGGCCAGCTTCCGGCCGAGCTAAGCGGTAAGATCGGGGCTTACGCGATTTTCGATCGCGATCGCGTGTTGCAATTCGTGGGCTACTCGCGCGACGTGTTTCTCAGCTTGAAGCAGCACCTCGCGCGCCGGCCGCAGCAATGCTATTGGGTGAAGGCTCACGCGATCGCCCGGCCGAGCCGGCAGATTTTGGATGGCGCGCGGACGGCTTGGCTGACGGAAAACAAGACGTCGCCGCCCGGTAACGGCGAAGAATTCGAATTGTGGACGCAGGCGATCGATGCCAAACTCCACCTCAGCGACGAGGAACGCGAGCAGCTGCAGCGAGGAGACGAACTGACACGAATGAAGCTGCTCAAGAACGCTGCGCGCCGCGTGGAAGCGGAGGTGAAGTCGGCGTTGGATGCCCGCGGCGCGCGTTTGGAGATGCGTTTCAATCCCAAGCTCAAGGAGCAAGGGTTGCTAGATTTGAAATAG
- a CDS encoding F0F1 ATP synthase subunit gamma: protein MANLKGIRDRIKSVKNTRKITEAMRLVAAAKVRRAQEQVTSTRPFADRLAQVLYGLQQRLRFEDAELPLLEERPVQTTALLVVSGDRGLCGSYNTSVIKRAETRARELQANGAGYTYVLVGRKATQHFQRRSAPIAETFTDLEQIPTADEANQIADKLLALFMSETVDRVELVYTKFVSLISSRPVVQTLMPLDPQGLEAADDEIFRLTSRSGAFEVEREKAPTTELRDLPRDMLFEQDPVQILNALLPLYLNNQLLRALQESAASELAARMTAMNNASDNASDLIRSLTLDYNKARQAAITQEILEVVAGANSLG from the coding sequence ATGGCAAACTTAAAAGGCATTCGCGATCGCATCAAATCGGTAAAGAACACGCGCAAGATTACCGAAGCCATGCGGCTGGTGGCGGCGGCGAAAGTCCGCCGCGCTCAAGAGCAGGTAACGTCTACGCGCCCCTTCGCCGACCGTTTGGCGCAGGTACTGTATGGCTTGCAACAGCGCTTGCGGTTTGAGGACGCGGAACTGCCGCTCCTAGAGGAACGCCCGGTGCAGACAACAGCGCTGCTGGTGGTCTCGGGCGATCGCGGCTTGTGCGGGTCTTACAACACCAGCGTCATCAAGCGTGCGGAGACGCGCGCGCGTGAGCTGCAGGCAAACGGAGCGGGTTATACCTACGTACTGGTAGGGCGCAAAGCCACCCAGCACTTCCAGCGACGCAGTGCGCCGATTGCGGAAACCTTCACCGACCTGGAGCAAATTCCCACGGCAGACGAAGCCAACCAGATTGCCGACAAGCTGTTGGCGCTGTTTATGTCGGAGACAGTCGATCGCGTGGAGTTGGTTTATACCAAGTTCGTGTCGCTGATTAGTTCGCGGCCGGTGGTGCAAACCCTGATGCCGTTGGACCCGCAAGGCCTAGAAGCAGCGGATGACGAAATCTTCCGGTTGACATCCCGTAGCGGTGCCTTCGAGGTGGAGCGAGAGAAAGCTCCGACGACCGAGCTGCGCGATCTTCCCCGCGACATGCTCTTCGAGCAGGATCCGGTTCAGATTCTGAACGCGCTGCTGCCGCTGTACCTGAACAATCAGCTGCTGCGCGCGCTGCAAGAGTCGGCCGCTAGCGAACTGGCTGCGCGGATGACGGCAATGAACAATGCCAGCGACAACGCGTCAGATCTCATCCGCAGCTTGACTCTGGACTACAACAAGGCACGTCAGGCGGCGATTACTCAGGAGATTCTGGAAGTTGTGGCCGGCGCGAACTCGCTAGGCTGA
- the atpA gene encoding F0F1 ATP synthase subunit alpha: MATSIRPDEISSIIRQQIEQYDQDIQVSNVGTVLQVGDGIARVYGLEKVMAGELVEFEDGTVGITLNLEEDNVGVVLMGSGLGIQEGSSVKATGRIASIPVGEELIGRVVSPLVESLDGKGDIQTGQTRLLESMAPGIVERMSVYEPLQTGITAIDSMIPVGRGQRELIIGDRQTGKTAVAIDTILNQKGEDVICVYVAIGQKASTVAQVTGVLADRGALDYTVVVAANASDPATLQYLAPYAGATIAEYFMYQGKATLVIYDDLSKQAQAYRQMSLLLRRPPGREAYPGDVFFVHSRLLERAAKLSPELGEGSMTALPIIETQAGDVSAYIPTNVISITDGQIFLSADLFNSGVRPAINVGISVSRVGSAAQIKAMKKVAGKLKLELAQFAELAAFSQFASDLDQATQKQLARGQRLREMLKQPQYSPLTVYEQIAVVYSGINGYYDDIPTENVTAFVQQLREAIVNKPQFAEAIKGDKKKALTPEAEQILKETIAETKEAFMASL; the protein is encoded by the coding sequence ATGGCTACCAGCATCAGACCGGACGAAATTAGCAGTATCATCCGCCAGCAGATCGAGCAGTACGACCAAGACATTCAGGTGTCCAACGTCGGTACGGTGCTGCAGGTGGGCGACGGCATCGCGCGCGTCTACGGCCTGGAAAAGGTGATGGCGGGCGAGCTGGTCGAATTTGAAGACGGCACGGTGGGCATTACCCTCAACCTGGAAGAAGACAACGTCGGCGTGGTGCTGATGGGGAGCGGTCTCGGTATCCAGGAAGGTAGCTCCGTGAAAGCAACCGGACGCATCGCGTCGATTCCGGTCGGCGAGGAGCTCATCGGTCGCGTGGTCAGCCCGCTGGTGGAGTCGCTGGACGGCAAGGGCGACATCCAAACCGGACAAACGCGCCTGCTCGAGTCGATGGCACCGGGCATCGTCGAACGCATGTCGGTATACGAGCCGCTTCAAACCGGCATCACCGCCATCGACAGCATGATTCCGGTCGGTCGCGGTCAGCGCGAGCTGATCATCGGCGATCGCCAAACCGGCAAAACCGCCGTGGCGATCGACACCATCCTCAACCAAAAGGGCGAGGACGTGATTTGCGTCTATGTGGCGATCGGACAGAAAGCCTCCACCGTCGCTCAGGTCACGGGTGTCCTGGCCGACCGCGGTGCATTGGATTACACCGTCGTCGTTGCTGCCAACGCAAGCGACCCGGCAACGCTTCAGTATCTGGCACCCTACGCGGGCGCCACGATCGCCGAGTACTTTATGTATCAAGGCAAAGCTACGCTGGTTATCTACGACGACCTCAGCAAGCAAGCACAAGCCTACCGCCAGATGTCCTTGCTACTGCGTCGTCCGCCCGGTCGCGAAGCGTATCCCGGCGACGTGTTCTTCGTTCACTCCCGCCTGCTGGAGCGCGCCGCTAAGCTCAGCCCCGAATTGGGCGAAGGCAGCATGACCGCCCTACCGATTATCGAAACCCAAGCCGGTGACGTATCGGCATACATTCCCACGAATGTAATTTCGATTACCGACGGTCAGATCTTCCTCTCGGCAGACCTGTTCAACTCGGGCGTGCGGCCGGCGATCAACGTCGGTATCTCCGTCTCCCGCGTTGGTTCGGCTGCCCAAATCAAGGCCATGAAGAAAGTGGCTGGCAAGTTGAAGCTCGAGCTGGCCCAGTTCGCGGAGCTGGCTGCTTTCTCGCAATTTGCCTCCGACCTCGACCAAGCCACTCAGAAGCAGCTGGCGCGCGGTCAGCGCCTGCGGGAAATGCTCAAGCAGCCTCAGTACTCGCCGCTGACGGTATACGAGCAGATTGCAGTGGTCTACTCGGGCATCAACGGCTATTACGACGACATCCCCACCGAGAATGTCACGGCATTCGTGCAGCAGCTGCGTGAGGCGATTGTGAACAAGCCGCAGTTTGCTGAGGCGATTAAGGGCGACAAGAAGAAGGCGCTTACGCCCGAAGCCGAGCAAATCCTCAAGGAAACGATCGCCGAGACCAAGGAAGCCTTCATGGCATCCCTATAA
- the atpH gene encoding ATP synthase F1 subunit delta yields the protein MKDSLLSAAVVEPYADALMALADARDLADRFGEDARTLLAALEASEDLRQLIANPTIAIDSKKRVLRTLASDRLDPLFANFLMLLADKNRLFFLDDICRQYLTLLRRRNQTVLAEVTAAIELAGSQRDTIRDRVKNITGARDVELEVKVDPDLLGGAIVRVGSQVLDASLRGQLRRLSLQLAS from the coding sequence ATGAAAGATAGTTTGCTCAGTGCAGCCGTTGTCGAACCCTATGCCGACGCGCTGATGGCGCTGGCTGACGCGCGGGATCTGGCCGACCGTTTCGGCGAAGACGCGAGAACCCTGCTCGCAGCGCTGGAAGCGTCCGAAGATTTGCGCCAGCTGATTGCCAATCCGACGATCGCGATCGACAGCAAGAAACGCGTCCTGCGAACGCTGGCGAGCGATCGCCTCGACCCGCTGTTTGCGAATTTTCTAATGCTGCTGGCGGATAAGAACCGCTTGTTTTTCCTCGACGACATCTGCCGGCAGTATTTGACGCTGCTGCGACGCCGCAACCAGACGGTGCTGGCTGAAGTAACTGCAGCCATCGAACTTGCAGGATCGCAGCGCGACACCATTCGCGATCGCGTCAAGAACATCACCGGAGCGCGGGATGTGGAGCTAGAGGTCAAGGTCGATCCGGACCTGCTTGGTGGCGCGATCGTGCGCGTCGGCTCCCAGGTGCTGGATGCAAGTTTGCGCGGGCAGTTACGGCGGTTGAGCTTGCAGCTCGCGTCCTAG
- a CDS encoding F0F1 ATP synthase subunit B, which produces MMGMWFYFAEAAKSAEEGGDLLETLLEANVINLVIIIAVLVYFGRGVLGKMLADRKDGIKTEISTAETQAREAAAMLAEAQQKLAQAQQEIERLRLAAEEAATKTKERILAESEREVERVKSAAVQDLDAERARAVSEIRQAIASQAIERVEARLREGLDSSAQRDLLERSLAQLGS; this is translated from the coding sequence ATGATGGGAATGTGGTTTTATTTCGCTGAAGCGGCGAAGTCCGCTGAAGAGGGTGGGGATCTACTCGAAACCCTCCTCGAAGCTAACGTCATTAATTTGGTCATTATCATCGCCGTGCTGGTTTACTTCGGGCGCGGCGTCCTCGGCAAGATGCTTGCGGACCGCAAGGACGGCATCAAAACCGAAATCAGCACTGCCGAAACCCAGGCGCGGGAAGCCGCCGCCATGCTGGCCGAGGCACAGCAGAAACTCGCCCAAGCCCAGCAAGAAATCGAGCGCTTGCGCCTGGCTGCCGAAGAAGCTGCCACCAAGACCAAGGAGCGCATCCTCGCCGAGAGCGAGCGCGAGGTGGAGCGCGTTAAGTCTGCTGCCGTTCAGGATCTCGATGCCGAGCGCGCCCGCGCCGTATCCGAAATCCGCCAAGCGATCGCCTCGCAGGCAATCGAGCGCGTGGAAGCGCGGTTGCGCGAGGGCTTGGATTCGTCGGCACAGCGAGACTTGCTCGAACGTTCGCTTGCGCAGTTGGGGAGTTAG
- a CDS encoding F0F1 ATP synthase subunit B', which translates to MTDWTTTWLIAEEAVETARKGGLFDFDLTLPLMAAQFLLLIALLNAVFYKPVTQMLDERAEYIRNNLADARTSQEQAQALARQFDDELKDARRQSQETIAAAQQAAQKIAAERAATALQEVTAEREQAAREIAEQKQAALQELEGQVSDLSAQILEKLVGPELARR; encoded by the coding sequence ATGACTGACTGGACGACGACTTGGCTGATTGCCGAAGAGGCAGTCGAGACGGCGCGCAAGGGCGGGCTGTTCGACTTCGACCTCACCCTACCGCTGATGGCCGCACAGTTTTTACTGCTGATCGCGCTACTCAATGCGGTGTTTTACAAGCCAGTAACGCAGATGCTCGACGAGCGCGCCGAGTACATTCGCAATAACCTGGCCGACGCGCGGACGAGTCAGGAGCAGGCGCAAGCCCTCGCCCGCCAGTTTGACGACGAGCTGAAGGACGCGCGACGCCAGTCGCAGGAGACGATCGCAGCTGCCCAACAAGCGGCGCAGAAGATTGCTGCCGAGCGCGCTGCTACTGCTCTACAGGAAGTAACTGCCGAGCGCGAGCAAGCTGCTCGGGAGATTGCCGAACAGAAGCAAGCTGCCTTACAGGAATTGGAAGGACAGGTTAGCGACCTCAGCGCTCAGATTCTGGAGAAGCTCGTAGGACCGGAGCTAGCGCGTCGCTAG
- the atpE gene encoding ATP synthase F0 subunit C yields MDSLTAAASVIAAALAIGLAAIGPGVGQGTAAGQAVEGIARQPEAEGKIRGTLLLSLAFMEALTIYGLVVALVLLFANPFA; encoded by the coding sequence ATGGATTCTCTCACTGCTGCTGCTTCCGTAATTGCTGCTGCACTCGCTATCGGTTTGGCGGCAATCGGCCCCGGCGTGGGTCAAGGTACCGCTGCCGGTCAGGCAGTTGAAGGTATTGCCCGCCAGCCCGAAGCTGAAGGTAAGATTCGCGGCACGCTGCTGCTGTCTCTCGCATTCATGGAAGCACTGACCATCTACGGCCTCGTGGTTGCTCTGGTGCTATTGTTTGCCAACCCGTTTGCATAA
- the atpB gene encoding F0F1 ATP synthase subunit A, which produces MGLLNGFSPNSLLFPLAELEVGKHFYWDFGNYTVHGQVFITSWFVIGLLLLVTIAGTRNLQRVPSGLQNLLEYALDFIRNLARDQIGEKEYRPWVPFVGTLFLFIFVSNWSGALMPWKLISLPESELAAPTMDINTTVALALLTSLAYFFAGFSKRGLGYLKRYIQPTPILLPINILEDFTKPLSLSFRLFGNILADELAVAVLVLLVPLFVPLPLMALGLFTSAIQALIFATLAAAYIGEAMEGHGEEEHE; this is translated from the coding sequence ATGGGACTTTTGAACGGTTTTAGCCCGAACTCATTGCTTTTTCCCCTTGCGGAACTAGAAGTCGGCAAGCATTTTTACTGGGATTTCGGCAACTACACCGTACACGGGCAAGTCTTCATCACCTCTTGGTTCGTTATCGGCTTGCTCCTGCTCGTGACGATTGCCGGGACGCGCAACCTACAGCGGGTGCCGAGCGGACTGCAAAATCTGCTGGAGTACGCCCTCGACTTTATTCGCAACCTCGCTCGCGACCAAATTGGCGAGAAAGAATATCGTCCGTGGGTACCGTTTGTTGGAACGCTGTTCCTATTCATTTTTGTCTCTAACTGGTCTGGTGCGTTGATGCCCTGGAAACTGATTTCCCTACCGGAATCGGAACTCGCTGCACCGACCATGGACATCAACACGACTGTTGCTCTGGCACTGCTGACCTCGCTGGCTTACTTTTTTGCCGGCTTCAGCAAGCGCGGACTCGGCTACTTGAAACGGTACATTCAGCCGACGCCTATCCTGTTGCCAATCAACATTCTCGAAGATTTCACCAAGCCCCTTTCCCTGAGCTTCCGTCTGTTTGGGAATATCCTTGCAGACGAACTCGCGGTCGCCGTGTTGGTGTTGCTGGTGCCGCTGTTCGTGCCTCTGCCTTTGATGGCATTGGGATTGTTTACAAGCGCCATCCAGGCACTGATTTTCGCTACTTTGGCGGCTGCGTATATCGGTGAAGCGATGGAAGGGCATGGCGAAGAAGAGCATGAGTGA
- a CDS encoding ATP synthase I chain yields MVNLPETPAEIAPSEEETAVENAPPALERNTMREYYQLQKNLYLTCLGIAIVVFGSVWLVYSLAIALNYVLGACVGVLYLRRLAKDVEQLGENGRLNFGVNRLALLVAAIVAATQLQNLQILPIFLGFLTYKVAILVYVFGTTLFPPPRAGG; encoded by the coding sequence ATGGTCAATTTACCCGAAACCCCAGCAGAGATCGCGCCATCCGAGGAGGAAACCGCTGTAGAGAATGCCCCCCCAGCACTCGAACGCAACACCATGCGCGAGTACTACCAACTGCAGAAAAACCTCTACTTGACCTGTCTCGGAATTGCGATCGTTGTCTTCGGCTCGGTTTGGCTTGTCTACTCGCTAGCAATTGCTCTGAACTACGTGTTGGGGGCTTGCGTGGGAGTCCTTTATCTGCGACGGTTAGCGAAGGATGTAGAACAGCTCGGCGAGAACGGACGCCTCAACTTTGGGGTCAATCGTCTGGCATTATTGGTAGCCGCGATTGTGGCGGCAACCCAACTGCAAAATCTGCAGATACTACCAATTTTCCTGGGATTCCTGACCTATAAAGTCGCAATTCTGGTTTACGTCTTTGGAACAACGCTGTTTCCGCCGCCGCGTGCGGGCGGGTAG
- a CDS encoding dienelactone hydrolase family protein, with product MDSWQYKVCSPPTLYATVRGSDRLLPCDERATASNRCRTSIAERAAVESETNFLLQARPPVNDIRTERIRIPSDGAQLDAYLAYPLGDGPFPGVVVVQEIFGVNAHIRDVTERFACEGYIAIAPPIYQRQVTDFEVGYDNASVRLGRQYKDKTTATELLADLRAEIAYLKQIPAYGGGIGSIGFCFGGHVVYLGATLPEVDATASFYGAGIATMTPGGGVPTIARTPEIAHPIVLFFGSEDPLIPLEQVDRIEATLQEHGIPHALYRYTGVTHGFFCDRRDSYDAPAAADAWDKTLALFRERLAVT from the coding sequence ATGGATAGTTGGCAATATAAGGTCTGCAGTCCTCCCACCTTATACGCGACTGTAAGGGGCAGCGACCGGTTGCTCCCGTGCGACGAGCGCGCGACGGCATCGAATCGTTGCCGCACCTCGATTGCCGAGCGCGCGGCCGTAGAATCGGAAACGAATTTCCTCCTTCAGGCCCGACCGCCCGTGAATGACATTCGCACCGAGCGCATCCGCATTCCCAGCGATGGCGCCCAGCTCGACGCCTACCTCGCCTATCCCCTCGGGGACGGTCCCTTTCCGGGTGTCGTCGTCGTGCAAGAAATCTTCGGAGTCAACGCACACATCCGCGACGTCACCGAGCGCTTCGCCTGCGAGGGCTATATCGCGATCGCTCCGCCGATCTACCAGCGCCAAGTTACCGACTTTGAAGTCGGCTACGACAATGCCAGCGTCCGACTCGGCCGGCAATATAAGGACAAGACAACTGCCACCGAACTTCTCGCCGACCTGCGCGCGGAGATCGCATACCTCAAACAAATTCCGGCTTACGGCGGCGGCATCGGCTCCATCGGCTTCTGCTTCGGCGGTCACGTTGTCTACCTCGGCGCCACCCTCCCCGAAGTCGACGCAACCGCGTCCTTCTATGGTGCGGGTATCGCCACCATGACCCCCGGCGGAGGCGTGCCGACGATCGCCCGCACCCCGGAGATCGCTCACCCAATCGTCTTGTTCTTCGGGTCCGAAGACCCGTTAATTCCCCTCGAACAGGTCGATCGCATCGAAGCGACCCTTCAAGAGCACGGCATTCCTCACGCCTTATACCGCTATACCGGCGTTACCCACGGTTTCTTCTGCGATCGCCGCGACAGCTACGATGCCCCTGCCGCCGCCGATGCTTGGGACAAAACCCTCGCTCTTTTCCGCGAACGGCTTGCTGTTACCTAG
- a CDS encoding NAD-dependent epimerase/dehydratase family protein — MKRVFLTGASGCIGHYIADELFARDDLEVFLLVRDPRKLKLDWQARPGVQLLVGDLREIDRYRDLLATIDTAILAATAWGDPQTTYDINVTQTLRFLELLDPATCRQAIYFSTASILNYRHEPLPEAGAIGTDYIRTKYECFQRLGDLELRDRLTVVFPTLVLGGGGTFPESHISAGLPAIARWVSLVRWFKADGSFHFIHARDIARVVAHLIDSPPPEPGPRRWVLGNPCVTANQLIEAFCTYLDKRIYFRIPLSFALASFLVTVLPIQMAAWDRHCLRYRHFTHRDPVAPASLGLSAYCPTLKDVFELAGIPPGRRPSV, encoded by the coding sequence ATGAAGCGTGTTTTCCTCACCGGAGCCAGCGGCTGTATCGGTCACTACATCGCAGACGAACTGTTCGCTCGCGACGACTTAGAAGTCTTTCTCCTGGTGCGCGACCCTCGCAAGCTAAAACTCGACTGGCAGGCGCGACCGGGCGTCCAGCTACTCGTTGGCGACCTGCGCGAGATCGACCGCTACCGCGACCTGCTTGCCACTATCGACACGGCAATCTTGGCAGCAACAGCCTGGGGCGATCCACAGACGACCTACGACATTAATGTGACCCAAACGCTGCGCTTTTTGGAACTGCTCGATCCAGCAACCTGCCGACAAGCCATTTACTTTTCCACGGCGAGCATTCTCAACTACCGCCACGAACCGCTCCCGGAGGCCGGCGCAATCGGCACCGACTACATCCGTACGAAGTACGAGTGCTTCCAGCGTCTCGGCGACCTGGAACTGCGCGATCGCCTCACGGTTGTTTTCCCGACCCTCGTCCTCGGCGGCGGCGGCACCTTCCCCGAATCTCACATCTCCGCCGGGCTGCCCGCGATCGCCCGTTGGGTTTCGCTCGTCCGCTGGTTCAAAGCCGACGGTAGTTTCCACTTCATCCACGCTCGAGACATCGCCCGCGTCGTGGCGCATCTGATCGATAGCCCGCCACCGGAACCGGGACCTCGCCGATGGGTCCTCGGCAATCCCTGCGTGACGGCCAACCAGTTGATCGAAGCATTCTGCACCTACCTCGACAAGCGCATCTATTTCCGCATCCCGCTTTCGTTTGCGCTGGCAAGTTTCCTCGTTACCGTATTGCCGATCCAGATGGCGGCATGGGATCGGCATTGCTTGCGCTATCGCCACTTTACGCATCGCGATCCCGTTGCACCGGCATCTTTGGGCTTGTCGGCATATTGCCCGACTCTCAAAGATGTGTTCGAGCTCGCCGGCATCCCGCCCGGTCGCCGCCCGTCGGTTTGA
- the tsaE gene encoding tRNA (adenosine(37)-N6)-threonylcarbamoyltransferase complex ATPase subunit type 1 TsaE yields MHWQTHLEDAAATQRLGYRLGQQLIPGSTLLLHGDLGAGKTTLVQGLGAGLGIDQAIASPTFALANEYLEGRVPLYHLDLYRLEPPAVAGLLPELYWEGEEVLPGIVAIEWAQRLPYLPPSYVNLWLEMVGDSRRATLEFVSADAIAQALRPVLQAISGTFDGPADDRRTRRAQGDSSINR; encoded by the coding sequence GTGCATTGGCAAACCCATCTTGAGGATGCCGCCGCCACGCAGCGGCTCGGTTACCGTTTGGGGCAGCAATTAATCCCAGGTAGCACCTTGTTGCTGCACGGCGACCTCGGAGCGGGCAAGACAACGCTCGTGCAGGGTCTCGGTGCGGGATTGGGCATCGACCAGGCGATCGCTAGCCCGACCTTCGCACTCGCGAACGAGTATCTTGAAGGGCGCGTGCCACTTTACCATCTAGATCTTTATCGGTTGGAGCCGCCGGCAGTTGCCGGGCTACTGCCGGAACTTTACTGGGAAGGCGAAGAAGTGCTGCCAGGGATTGTCGCCATCGAATGGGCGCAACGGCTGCCCTATCTGCCGCCGAGCTACGTCAACCTGTGGCTGGAAATGGTCGGCGATAGCCGTCGCGCTACGCTAGAGTTCGTCTCCGCCGACGCGATCGCGCAAGCCCTGCGGCCGGTCCTGCAGGCAATCAGCGGCACGTTCGACGGTCCGGCAGATGACAGGCGCACGCGACGCGCCCAAGGTGATAGCAGCATTAATCGATGA
- a CDS encoding gluconeogenesis factor YvcK family protein — translation MADPPAPSPTVRRGSLPMSNGLDRHRSSSAPGRSPGARKRVPRWFKWLAPGLVVKRWLLVSSTGLIVVLVGIAIWANLTPVYRLIELTSTTLETIATVVPSYISGPLAIAVGLFLILWGQSRTLGSVAEALSPNGDEELVEAIAARRRLNRGPKIVAVGGGTGLSTLLRGLKAYSSNITAIVTVADDGGSSGRLRREHGVLPPGDIRNCLAALADEEKLLTALFQYRFSVGDGLSGHSFGNLFLTAMNDITGDLERAIAASSKVLAVRGRVLPATLSDVCLWVELADGRRIEGESQIAKARGKIQHIGCLPAAPPALPAALQAIADADLIVMGPGSLFTSVIPNLLVPEIRQAIAGAVVPRIYVCNIMTEPGETDGYSVADHIRAIDAACGGEQIFDAVLVQRRTPSAQSLIRYAEEGSHPVFVDREAIDQLGRRAVLANVMGEDPQNSRVRHDSHLVARALLRWYSRAATWKSNRALANPS, via the coding sequence TTGGCGGATCCGCCAGCCCCCTCGCCGACTGTCCGGCGCGGCTCGCTCCCTATGTCCAACGGTCTCGATCGGCACCGTTCTAGTTCCGCACCGGGGAGATCTCCGGGTGCGCGCAAGCGCGTGCCGCGTTGGTTCAAGTGGCTGGCACCAGGCTTGGTGGTCAAGCGCTGGCTGCTGGTTAGCAGTACGGGGTTGATCGTGGTCTTGGTCGGTATTGCCATTTGGGCGAACCTGACGCCGGTTTATCGCCTGATCGAGCTCACCTCCACTACCCTCGAAACGATCGCCACGGTCGTGCCGAGTTACATTTCCGGTCCCCTCGCGATCGCTGTCGGCTTGTTCTTGATTCTATGGGGTCAGTCACGGACCCTGGGGTCGGTCGCCGAAGCCCTCAGTCCCAATGGCGACGAAGAGCTCGTCGAGGCGATCGCCGCGCGACGCCGCCTCAATCGCGGTCCCAAAATCGTTGCCGTGGGCGGTGGGACCGGACTTTCAACGTTGTTGCGCGGCCTCAAGGCATACAGCTCCAACATCACCGCAATCGTGACGGTAGCGGATGACGGCGGGTCCTCCGGCCGGTTGCGCCGCGAACACGGCGTCCTGCCGCCCGGAGACATCCGCAACTGCCTTGCCGCCCTTGCCGACGAAGAGAAGCTGCTAACCGCACTGTTTCAATATCGCTTCAGCGTTGGGGACGGGCTTAGCGGTCACAGCTTTGGCAACCTGTTCCTAACGGCGATGAACGATATCACCGGGGACCTCGAGCGAGCGATCGCAGCTAGCTCAAAGGTTCTGGCCGTGCGCGGTCGCGTTTTGCCCGCGACCCTCAGCGACGTCTGTCTGTGGGTGGAACTCGCCGACGGCCGCCGGATCGAGGGCGAATCGCAAATTGCCAAAGCACGAGGAAAAATTCAGCACATCGGGTGCTTGCCGGCCGCCCCACCGGCCTTGCCAGCTGCCCTGCAGGCGATCGCCGACGCCGACTTAATCGTCATGGGACCCGGCAGTCTCTTCACCAGCGTGATTCCAAACCTGCTGGTTCCCGAGATCCGCCAAGCGATCGCTGGAGCGGTCGTTCCGCGCATCTACGTATGCAATATCATGACCGAGCCCGGCGAAACCGACGGATACAGCGTTGCCGATCACATTCGGGCAATCGATGCTGCCTGTGGCGGCGAGCAGATCTTCGATGCTGTGTTGGTGCAGCGGCGCACTCCATCGGCGCAAAGCCTGATTCGCTATGCTGAGGAAGGATCGCATCCGGTATTCGTCGATCGCGAGGCAATCGACCAGCTCGGGCGACGCGCGGTGTTGGCTAATGTGATGGGGGAAGACCCGCAGAACAGTCGCGTTCGCCACGACTCCCATCTTGTCGCGCGTGCTTTGTTGCGGTGGTACAGTCGCGCAGCGACTTGGAAATCGAATCGTGCATTGGCAAACCCATCTTGA